A window of Thalassophryne amazonica chromosome 21, fThaAma1.1, whole genome shotgun sequence contains these coding sequences:
- the LOC117502558 gene encoding gastrula zinc finger protein XlCGF57.1-like — protein MQQLSVCQEEIIPEKHGSGLIDMENIKEEQENFWSSPEEQQFHQLESDVIKLPLALVSVKSENEEKPVLSQLYLSQSDENAQAEPPVSSSFAHRTLTARADREDSRIPQPDSNLDPYAYTKGKNSDISQTETDSFDWYQTLAYSKNKSEKPVGCLEHGKRWRQNDKEKMHPKSHTGEKPFGCSNQGEQQLHQLECGIKLPLALVPIKSENEEKPVLSQLYLSQSDENTPAESPACSSFAHRMLTAQADGEDNGILQTDSNSGPHTEGKNLDISETETDDSFEWYPTMTYSKHKSEKPVECLEHCQRRQNDNDEMHPTSHTGEKPFGCSECGKTFGRKRYLKAHMRIHTGEKPFGCSECDKTFGQKNDLKVHMRIHTGEKQFGCSKCGVRFRHKSNLTTHMNRHKGKKPFVCSECGGRFRQKSNLNVHMKRHKGKVKKE, from the coding sequence ATGCAGCAGCTGTCAGTGTGTCAAGAAGAAATTATCCCTGAGAAACATGGGAGTGGTCTTATTGACATGGAGAATATCAAAGAGGAACAAGAGAATTTCTGGTCAAGTCCGGAGGAACAGCAATTTCACCAGCTGGAGTCTGATGTCATTAAGTTACCTTTGGCTCTTGTCTCTGTCAAGAGTGAAAATGAAGAAAAACCAGTCTTATCACAGCTTTATTTAAGCCAATCTGATGAGAACGCACAGGCAGAGCCTCCAGTGAGCAGCTCATTTGCACACAGAACGCTTACAGCACGAGCTGATCGAGAGGACAGTAGAATACCACAACCAGACAGCAACTTGGACCCATACGCGTATACCAAAGGCAAGAATTCAGACATTTCTCAAACTGAGACTGACAGTTTTGACTGGTATCAAACACTGGCATATTCAAAAAACAAGAGTGAAAAACCAGTTGGGTGCCTTGAGCATGGCAAAAGATGGAGGCAAAATGACAAAGAGAAAATGCACCCCAAAAGTCATACAGGTGAGAAGCCATTTGGCTGTTCCAATCAGGGGGAACAGCAACTTCACCAGCTGGAGTGTGGTATCAAATTACCATTGGCTCTTGTCCCTATCAAGAGTGAAAATGAAGAAAAACCAGTGTTATCTCAGCTTTATTTAAGCCAATCTGATGAGAACACACCGGCAGAGTCTCCAGCATGCAGCTCATTTGCACACAGAATGCTGACAGcacaagctgatggagaggacaatgGAATACTTCAAACAGACAGCAACTCAGGCCCACATACTGAAGGCAAGAATTTAGACATTTctgaaactgagactgatgacagttttgAATGGTATCCAACAATGACATATTCAAAACACAAGAGTGAAAAACCAGTTGAGTGCCTTGAGCATTGTCAGAGGAGGCAAAATGACAATGATGAAATGCACCCCACAAGTCATACAGGTGAGaagccatttggctgttctgagtgtggcaaaACCTTTGGACGAAAGAGGTATCTCAAAGCgcatatgagaattcatacaggagagaaaccatttggatgTTCTGAGTGTGACAAAACCTTTGGACAAAAGAATGATCTCAAAGTgcatatgagaattcatacaggagagaaacaatttggctgttccaaATGTGGTGTAAGATTCCGACACAAGAGTAATCTTACCACACACATGAACAGGCATAAAGGaaagaaaccatttgtctgttcagaATGTGGTGGAAGATTTCGACAAAAGAGTAATCTTAACGTACACATGAAAAGGCATAAAGGAAAGGTAAAAAAGGAATAG
- the riox1 gene encoding ribosomal oxygenase 1 isoform X2, whose product MERKHVSAFAVYQALSTKKSRPVKKSSLKVSKKRRKENGVRTTKLPISKANKKKMRNKWPTSEQSKCEGQHVIDGNQPLAGLLSDLARVNNSRDRASRLFQWLIHPVPIKDFFRDTWEKDPVLVRRQAPDYYKGLFSTAEFDRILRQEDVQYGVNLDITSYINGKRETHNPPGRALPFTVWDFYEKGCSVRLLNPQAFSSTVWNVLSILQEHFGSMAGANVYLTPPGTQGFAPHYDDIEAFVVQLEGKKHWRVYKPRTPDEVLPVLSSSNFRQEEIGRPILEVVLEAGDLLYFPRGFIHQGNCLPDAHSLHITISSYQKNSWGDLLLKVVPAALEMAMEENVEYRQGLPLDYLTYMGVQNSDKDDPRRKHFFCRIENLIKQLASYAPVDAAVDQKAKDFLHDCLPPFFTSEELASSVQGASVRWDHGQVVDVGPQLSGQTRVRIVRAGCARLCSEEEGVWLYYTTDNSRVYHKEELKSFEIKQEHTDAMEFLIHSYPKFVTVGSFPCDSAEDRISLAEMLFERGIIHTAEPISCHTVADCMNGTEFAFVPNVNV is encoded by the exons ATGGAGCGTAAACACGTTTCAGCGTTTGCTGTGTATCAAGCGTTATCAACAAAGAAATCTCGTCCAGTGAAGAAGTCGTCTTTAAAG GTTTCAAAGAAGAGGAGAAAGGAGAATGGTGTTAGAACCACTAAACTCCCCATCAGTAAAGCCAACAAAAAGAAAATGCGAAACAAGTGGCCTACCTCGGAACAAAGCAAATGT GAGGGGCAACATGTTATTGATGGCAATCAGCCACTAGCTGGTTTGCTAAGTGACCTAGCACGCGTCAACAACAGCAGGGACCGAGCGAGCAGACTGTTCCAGTGGCTCATCCACCCCGTTCCTATAAAGGACTTCTTCAG GGATACATGGGAAAAGGACCCCGTACTTGTGAGGCGTCAGGCTCCAGATTACTACAAAGGATTATTTTCCACAGCCGAGTTTGATCGTATATTGAGGCAG gaaGATGTTCAGTATGGTGTGAACCTGGATATCACAAGTTACATTAATGGCAAGAGGGAGACACACAATCCTCCGGGAAGAGCTTTGCCGTTTACTGTGTGGGACTTCTATGAG AAAGGCTGCTCCGTCCGCTTGCTCAATCCACAGGCTTTCTCCTCCACAGTGTGGAATGTGCTCTCCATCCTTCAAGAGCATTTTGGCAGCATGGCAGGAGCCAATGT ATATCTGACTCCACCTGGAACACAGGGCTTTGCTCCTCATTATGATGACATTGAGGCATTCGTAGTTCAGCTCGAAGGGAAGAAACACTGGAGAGTGTACAAACCAAG GACACCTGATGAAGTATTGCCTGTGCTTTCAAGTT CAAACTTTCGTCAGGAAGAAATTGGGAGGCCTATCCTGGAGGTGGTGCTAGAAGCCGGGGATCTCCTCTACTTTCCCAGAGGGTTTATCCATCAGGGCAACTGTCTTCCAGATGCACATTCGCTTCATATCACCATCTCTTCTTACCAGAAGAACAGCTGGGGAGATCTGCTATTGAAG GTGGTTCCTGCTGCCCTAGAAATGGCGATGGAGGAGAACGTGGAATACCGGCAGGGCTTACCTCTGGACTACCTGACATACATGGGAGTACAGAACTCGGACAAA GATGATCCACGCAGGAAACATTTCTTCTGTCGTATTGAGAACCTGATAAAGCAGCTTGCAAGTTATGCCCCGGTAGATGCTGCTGTGGATCAGAAAGCCAAAGACTTCCTCCACGATTGCCTTCCTCCATTTTTCACCTCAG AGGAATTGGCCAGCAGTGTACAAGGAGCCTCAGTAAGGTGGGATCACGGCCAAGTTGTGGATGTCGGTCCACAGCTCAGTGGCCAGACCCGAGTCAGGATCGTCCGTGCCGGGTGTGCCAG GTTATGCAGTGAGGAGGAAGGTGTGTGGCTTTACTACACCACAGACAACTCCAGAGTTTACCACAAAGAGGAGCTGAAGAGTTTTGAAATCAAACAAGAG CATACAGATGCTATGGAATTTCTGATCCATTCATACCCCAAATTTGTGACCGTCGGGAGTTTTCCGTGCGACTCTGCAGAGGACAGG ATCTCTTTAGCGGAGATGCTTTTTGAAAGGGGAATTATCCACACTGCAGAACCCATCTCTTGTCATACGGTGGCTGACTGCATGAATGGGACTGAATTTGCCTTTGTGCCAAATGTAAATGTTTAA
- the riox1 gene encoding ribosomal oxygenase 1 isoform X1 gives MASSSDVALRVGDTFASFDEFKSSLEQFEKEQCITYYKRDSRTLEAAARRVNLENPNADLIYYEVKFTCIKGGRPYKPQSSGQRPNQRSLREACGSFVLLRASKDGQQLVVMKMNTEHSHPVSKVSKKRRKENGVRTTKLPISKANKKKMRNKWPTSEQSKCEGQHVIDGNQPLAGLLSDLARVNNSRDRASRLFQWLIHPVPIKDFFRDTWEKDPVLVRRQAPDYYKGLFSTAEFDRILRQEDVQYGVNLDITSYINGKRETHNPPGRALPFTVWDFYEKGCSVRLLNPQAFSSTVWNVLSILQEHFGSMAGANVYLTPPGTQGFAPHYDDIEAFVVQLEGKKHWRVYKPRTPDEVLPVLSSSNFRQEEIGRPILEVVLEAGDLLYFPRGFIHQGNCLPDAHSLHITISSYQKNSWGDLLLKVVPAALEMAMEENVEYRQGLPLDYLTYMGVQNSDKDDPRRKHFFCRIENLIKQLASYAPVDAAVDQKAKDFLHDCLPPFFTSEELASSVQGASVRWDHGQVVDVGPQLSGQTRVRIVRAGCARLCSEEEGVWLYYTTDNSRVYHKEELKSFEIKQEHTDAMEFLIHSYPKFVTVGSFPCDSAEDRISLAEMLFERGIIHTAEPISCHTVADCMNGTEFAFVPNVNV, from the exons ATGGCGTCGAGCAGTGATGTTGCGTTACGTGTTGGCGATACTTTTGCATCATTTGATGAATTTAAATCTTCTTTAGAGCAATTTGAAAAGGAGCAATGTATTACATATTACAAGAGGGATTCTCGGACATTGGAAGCTGCAGCAAGACGCGTGAATTTGGAAAATCCAAATGCAGATTTGATTTACTATGAAGTGAAGTTCACGTGTATCAAGGGAGGAAGACCGTACAAGCCACAAAGTTCAGGTCAAAGGCCAAATCAGCG GTCATTGCGAGAAGCATGTGGCTCTTTTGTTCTGCTGCGTGCATCGAAGGACGGTCAACAGCTAGtagtgatgaaaatgaacacagaGCATAGTCACCCAGTGAGCAAG GTTTCAAAGAAGAGGAGAAAGGAGAATGGTGTTAGAACCACTAAACTCCCCATCAGTAAAGCCAACAAAAAGAAAATGCGAAACAAGTGGCCTACCTCGGAACAAAGCAAATGT GAGGGGCAACATGTTATTGATGGCAATCAGCCACTAGCTGGTTTGCTAAGTGACCTAGCACGCGTCAACAACAGCAGGGACCGAGCGAGCAGACTGTTCCAGTGGCTCATCCACCCCGTTCCTATAAAGGACTTCTTCAG GGATACATGGGAAAAGGACCCCGTACTTGTGAGGCGTCAGGCTCCAGATTACTACAAAGGATTATTTTCCACAGCCGAGTTTGATCGTATATTGAGGCAG gaaGATGTTCAGTATGGTGTGAACCTGGATATCACAAGTTACATTAATGGCAAGAGGGAGACACACAATCCTCCGGGAAGAGCTTTGCCGTTTACTGTGTGGGACTTCTATGAG AAAGGCTGCTCCGTCCGCTTGCTCAATCCACAGGCTTTCTCCTCCACAGTGTGGAATGTGCTCTCCATCCTTCAAGAGCATTTTGGCAGCATGGCAGGAGCCAATGT ATATCTGACTCCACCTGGAACACAGGGCTTTGCTCCTCATTATGATGACATTGAGGCATTCGTAGTTCAGCTCGAAGGGAAGAAACACTGGAGAGTGTACAAACCAAG GACACCTGATGAAGTATTGCCTGTGCTTTCAAGTT CAAACTTTCGTCAGGAAGAAATTGGGAGGCCTATCCTGGAGGTGGTGCTAGAAGCCGGGGATCTCCTCTACTTTCCCAGAGGGTTTATCCATCAGGGCAACTGTCTTCCAGATGCACATTCGCTTCATATCACCATCTCTTCTTACCAGAAGAACAGCTGGGGAGATCTGCTATTGAAG GTGGTTCCTGCTGCCCTAGAAATGGCGATGGAGGAGAACGTGGAATACCGGCAGGGCTTACCTCTGGACTACCTGACATACATGGGAGTACAGAACTCGGACAAA GATGATCCACGCAGGAAACATTTCTTCTGTCGTATTGAGAACCTGATAAAGCAGCTTGCAAGTTATGCCCCGGTAGATGCTGCTGTGGATCAGAAAGCCAAAGACTTCCTCCACGATTGCCTTCCTCCATTTTTCACCTCAG AGGAATTGGCCAGCAGTGTACAAGGAGCCTCAGTAAGGTGGGATCACGGCCAAGTTGTGGATGTCGGTCCACAGCTCAGTGGCCAGACCCGAGTCAGGATCGTCCGTGCCGGGTGTGCCAG GTTATGCAGTGAGGAGGAAGGTGTGTGGCTTTACTACACCACAGACAACTCCAGAGTTTACCACAAAGAGGAGCTGAAGAGTTTTGAAATCAAACAAGAG CATACAGATGCTATGGAATTTCTGATCCATTCATACCCCAAATTTGTGACCGTCGGGAGTTTTCCGTGCGACTCTGCAGAGGACAGG ATCTCTTTAGCGGAGATGCTTTTTGAAAGGGGAATTATCCACACTGCAGAACCCATCTCTTGTCATACGGTGGCTGACTGCATGAATGGGACTGAATTTGCCTTTGTGCCAAATGTAAATGTTTAA
- the LOC117502560 gene encoding NADH dehydrogenase [ubiquinone] 1 beta subcomplex subunit 1-like, whose translation MVSFVTFFRDHWMHSLMPIGFLLGWYLDRQQDEKLSGFRNKSQLFKRELKPGEEVTWK comes from the exons ATGGTcagttttgtcacattttttCGTGACCACTGGATGCATTCATTGATGCCCATTGGGTTTCTGCTTGGATGGTACCTTGACAGGCAACAGGATGAGAAATTGTCAGGATTCAGAAACAAAAGCCAACTATTCAAAAG GGAACTGAAGCCTGGTGAAGAGGTGACCTGGAAGTAG